One Streptomyces coeruleorubidus DNA segment encodes these proteins:
- a CDS encoding EF-hand domain-containing protein, producing the protein MSTSVQEQRLRRRFDMWDKNGDGTIDRSDWEGEVKRILLAFGETESSPKGRALTDAYLGMWDHIAGQAGVGRDGALGFDRFKAVAAERVLDPGEAGFDQVLRPTISAIAALCDTDGDGQVSPQEFKRWIVAIGSAESTADTAFKLIDTDGDGHLSVDELIAAVHRYHSGELEFSLL; encoded by the coding sequence GTGAGCACTTCCGTACAGGAGCAGCGACTGCGTCGCCGCTTCGACATGTGGGACAAGAACGGCGACGGCACCATCGATCGCAGTGACTGGGAAGGCGAGGTAAAACGCATTCTGCTCGCGTTCGGGGAAACCGAGAGTTCCCCGAAGGGCCGGGCCCTCACCGACGCGTACCTCGGCATGTGGGATCACATCGCGGGCCAGGCCGGAGTCGGCCGCGACGGCGCACTGGGCTTCGACCGGTTCAAGGCCGTGGCGGCGGAGCGGGTGCTCGACCCCGGGGAAGCCGGCTTCGACCAGGTGCTGCGTCCGACGATCAGCGCGATCGCCGCCCTGTGCGACACCGACGGTGACGGCCAGGTCAGCCCGCAGGAATTCAAGCGCTGGATCGTGGCCATCGGCAGTGCCGAGTCCACGGCGGACACGGCGTTCAAGCTGATCGACACCGACGGCGACGGCCATCTGTCCGTCGACGAGCTGATCGCGGCCGTACACCGCTATCACTCCGGTGAGCTGGAGTTCTCCCTGCTCTGA